A region of Streptomyces sp. NBC_01788 DNA encodes the following proteins:
- a CDS encoding ANTAR domain-containing response regulator, whose product MAAAAPRAHVRQRSTPAGTLTVDVRTDPVADRASLTARGELVHGCAEALAQALAELPPDIGRVDLDVSGVTFMDTAGLELLHTLGDRGRRPPLRVTASGWTGQPRRVLELTGLDTADAPRPSAGVDPEAPAAQGASPVALERTERLRRLQTEVDQLRRAMSSRPVIDQARGVLMATHACTAEQAWDILREASQRSNTKLHTVAAAIIAGARDDGPAPPQEIRTALRTALARHTGPGPDTPRREDGPDTPRAR is encoded by the coding sequence ATGGCCGCAGCGGCACCACGAGCCCACGTACGACAGCGGAGCACCCCGGCCGGCACGCTCACCGTCGACGTCCGCACGGACCCGGTGGCCGACCGGGCGTCGCTCACCGCGCGCGGGGAACTGGTCCACGGCTGCGCGGAGGCCCTGGCCCAGGCGCTGGCCGAGCTGCCGCCGGACATCGGCCGGGTCGACCTGGACGTGTCCGGGGTGACGTTCATGGACACCGCCGGGCTGGAACTCCTGCACACCCTCGGCGACCGCGGCCGGCGCCCGCCGCTCCGGGTGACCGCGTCCGGCTGGACGGGGCAGCCGCGCCGTGTCCTGGAGCTGACCGGCCTGGACACCGCGGACGCGCCGCGACCGTCGGCCGGCGTGGATCCGGAGGCGCCCGCTGCGCAGGGCGCCTCCCCGGTGGCCCTGGAACGGACGGAGCGGCTGCGCCGGCTTCAGACGGAGGTCGATCAGCTCCGCCGGGCCATGTCGTCCCGCCCGGTGATCGACCAGGCCCGCGGCGTCCTGATGGCCACCCACGCGTGCACCGCGGAGCAGGCCTGGGACATCCTCCGGGAGGCCTCCCAGCGGTCCAACACCAAGCTGCACACGGTGGCCGCCGCGATCATCGCCGGCGCCCGCGACGACGGCCCCGCACCGCCCCAGGAGATCCGCACGGCCCTGCGCACGGCGCTCGCCCGGCACACCGGCCCCGGCCCGGACACCCCGCGGCGCGAAGACGGCCCGGACACCCCGCGGGCACGGTGA